One Coturnix japonica isolate 7356 chromosome 20, Coturnix japonica 2.1, whole genome shotgun sequence genomic window carries:
- the TPX2 gene encoding targeting protein for Xklp2 isoform X1, which yields MSRSGSRYSFDVPNPYINFATLNDDDVHNADSWFDHQANQENISPVENLANVLQSSPAFSKPALILPSATSQGITKSESCEKDEAEVAETDVVPQSTAGPLTTWRATAPAEAPQRAGRRPATKQRKTQQRKQPARVKVEKSDTTLANKEEAPPMKKIRLHSVPGKTRRSLTGPIVSSGSKEKLTDASLKKEPLHHPDVSPARGKNKLTVPSTPTMLKRTNTASKLKSTEEQELEKMQQLQREVMELRKKNEESLKAAIAGAGQPVKRTICQVTKPVDFHFCTENRIKQHTESQPEEYKEVDFAAVLRKHPPSPVRMPKGPTVPKPFNLSTGSKRKLEDTSSEYVSLAEQVEAFQKRTPSRYHLRSRKSEEGPAPAKPVKARLTNPKTPVLQTKHRYRPVACKSAAELEAEEIEKIQQHKFKARELNHKILEGGPILPKKPPVKELTQPIGFELEIEKRIQDRENKKQQEEEHFTFHSRPCPTKILEDVVGVPEKKVLPVTVPKSPVFALKCRTRTTSKNEEKEKEAAPVIKAHPMPHYGVPFKPKMPEQRHVEVCPFSFDSRDRERLLQKEKKIEELQKEEVPKFKALPLPYFDHVKLPEKKVKNPTQPEPFNLQIDERGAAKQQSWKQQLEEDLKKQKEAACFKARPNVVMYQEPFVPKKENKMLSESLSGSVVPESFELATEKRAKERQEFEKRLADLEARREKLQQRVRQQEEEREKEEIAKLRQELVHKANPIRRYRSVEVKPSEQPLTTPKSPNFSDRFRC from the exons ATGTCTCGCTCAGGATCTCGCTACTCCTTCGATGTCCCAAACCCCTACATCAACTTCGCAACTTTAAATGATGATGATGTACACAATGCAGACTCCTGGTTTG ACCATCAAGCCAACCAGGAGAACATCTCTCCCGTAGAAAATCTGGCAAATGTCTTGCAGAGCAGTCCTGCATTTTCAAAACCTGCTCTCATTCTTCCTTCTGCCACATCACAAGGAATAACAAAGA GTGAAAGCTGTGAAAAGGATGAAGCAGAAGTAGCAGAGACTGATGTGGTTCCTCAGAGTACTGCTGGACCCCTGACAACATGGAGGGCTACTGCTCCTGCTGAGGCCCCTCAAAG AGCGGGTAGAAGACCAgctacaaagcaaagaaaaacgCAGCAACGCAAGCAGCCAGCTCGAGTCAAAGTGGAGAAGAGTGATACTACATTGGCTAACAAGGAAGAGGCTCCAcccatgaaaaaaataagact CCATAGTGTACCAGGGAAAACTAGACGATCTCTAACTGGGCCCATAGTGAG TTCTGGCAGCAAGGAGAAGCTGACAGATGCATCCCTGAAGAAAGAGCCTTTGCATCATCCTGATGTGTCCCcagcaagagggaaaaacaaactgacTGTGCCCTCCACGCCAACAATGCTAAA GAGGACCAATACTGCTAGCAAGCTGAAGAGTAcagaggagcaggagctggaaaagatgcagcagctgcagcggGAGGTCATGGAACTACGAAAGAAGAATGAGGAGTCCCTGAAGGCAGCTATTGCTGGAGCAG GCCAACCTGTGAAGAGAACTATTTGTCAAGTAACGAAGCCAGTTGACTTCCATTTCTGCACAGAGAATAGAATTAAACAACACACAGAAAGTCAGCCTGAGGAGTACAAGGAAGTGGATTTTGCAGCAGTACTGAGAAAGCATCCTCCGTCTCCA GTGCGAATGCCAAAGGGACCCACTGTCCCCAAACCCTTCAATCTGTCCACgggaagcaaaaggaaactCGAAGATACCTCATCAGAGTATGTGTCCCTTGCTGAGCAGGTTGAAGCGTTCCAGAAACGCACACCCTCTCGTTACCATTTGAGAAGCAGGAAATCTGAAGAAG GCCCAGCTCCAGCAAAGCCAGTGAAAGCTCGACTTACCAACCCTAAAACACCAGTGCTTCAAACGAAGCACCGCTACAGACCTGTTGCCTGCAAGAGTGCAGCGGAGTTAGAAGCAGAGGAAATTGAGAAAATTCAGCA GCACAAATTCAAGGCACGAGAGCTCAATCACAAGATTTTGGAGGGTGGGCCAATCCTGCCCAAGAAACCCCCTGTGAAGGAACTCACACAGCCAATTGGCTTTGAGTTGGAAATAGAGAAGAGGATTCAGGACcgtgaaaataaaaaacagcaggaagaagagcACTTCACATTCCATTCCAGGCCTTGTCCAACTAAAATCCTGGAGGATGTTGTG GGTGTTCCGGAGAAGAAAGTGCTTCCTGTTACCGTTCCCAAGTCTCCTGTCTTTGCCTTGAAATGCAGAACCCGAACAACTagcaaaaatgaagagaag GAAAAGGAGGCTGCCCCTGTGATCAAAGCTCATCCTATGCCACATTACGGAGTGCCTTTCAAACCTAAAATGCCAGAACAGAGGCATGTGGAAGTTTGCCCCTTCTCTTTTGATTCCCGTGACAGAGAGCGGCtactgcaaaaagagaaaaaaatagaagaattgCAGAAGGAAGAG GTGCCAAAATTCAAGGCGCTACCTCTACCTTATTTTGACCACGTGAAGCTGCCAGAAAAGAAGGTCAAAAACCCAACTCAGCCTGAGCCATTCAATCTACAGATTGATGAACGAGGAGCTGCCAAGCaacagagctggaagcagcag CTTGAAGAAGActtgaaaaagcagaaggaggCAGCATGCTTTAAAGCTCGTCCCAATGTAGTGATGTACCAGGAGCCTTTTGTacctaaaaaggaaaataagatgtTATCAG AGAGCCTTTCTGGTTCTGTAGTTCCTGAAAGCTTTGAGCTGGCAACAGAAAAAAGAGCTAAAGAGCGACAGGAGTTTGAAAAACGATTGGCAGACCTAGAAGCCAGAAGAGAGAAGCTTCAACAACGGGTCCGACAGCAAGAAGAGGAAcgtgaaaaggaagaaattgctAAGCTAAGGCAAGAACTG GTTCACAAGGCAAACCCAATACGCAGATACCGCAGTGTAGAAGTGAAACCCAGTGAACAGCCACTGACTACGCCAAAATCTCCAAACTTCTCGGACAGATTCCGATGCTAA
- the TPX2 gene encoding targeting protein for Xklp2 isoform X3, translating to MSRSGSRYSFDVPNPYINFATLNDDDVHNADSWFDHQANQENISPVENLANVLQSSPAFSKPALILPSATSQGITKSESCEKDEAEVAETDVVPQSTAGPLTTWRATAPAEAPQRAGRRPATKQRKTQQRKQPARVKVEKSDTTLANKEEAPPMKKIRLSGSKEKLTDASLKKEPLHHPDVSPARGKNKLTVPSTPTMLKRTNTASKLKSTEEQELEKMQQLQREVMELRKKNEESLKAAIAGAGQPVKRTICQVTKPVDFHFCTENRIKQHTESQPEEYKEVDFAAVLRKHPPSPVRMPKGPTVPKPFNLSTGSKRKLEDTSSEYVSLAEQVEAFQKRTPSRYHLRSRKSEEGPAPAKPVKARLTNPKTPVLQTKHRYRPVACKSAAELEAEEIEKIQQHKFKARELNHKILEGGPILPKKPPVKELTQPIGFELEIEKRIQDRENKKQQEEEHFTFHSRPCPTKILEDVVGVPEKKVLPVTVPKSPVFALKCRTRTTSKNEEKEKEAAPVIKAHPMPHYGVPFKPKMPEQRHVEVCPFSFDSRDRERLLQKEKKIEELQKEEVPKFKALPLPYFDHVKLPEKKVKNPTQPEPFNLQIDERGAAKQQSWKQQLEEDLKKQKEAACFKARPNVVMYQEPFVPKKENKMLSESLSGSVVPESFELATEKRAKERQEFEKRLADLEARREKLQQRVRQQEEEREKEEIAKLRQELVHKANPIRRYRSVEVKPSEQPLTTPKSPNFSDRFRC from the exons ATGTCTCGCTCAGGATCTCGCTACTCCTTCGATGTCCCAAACCCCTACATCAACTTCGCAACTTTAAATGATGATGATGTACACAATGCAGACTCCTGGTTTG ACCATCAAGCCAACCAGGAGAACATCTCTCCCGTAGAAAATCTGGCAAATGTCTTGCAGAGCAGTCCTGCATTTTCAAAACCTGCTCTCATTCTTCCTTCTGCCACATCACAAGGAATAACAAAGA GTGAAAGCTGTGAAAAGGATGAAGCAGAAGTAGCAGAGACTGATGTGGTTCCTCAGAGTACTGCTGGACCCCTGACAACATGGAGGGCTACTGCTCCTGCTGAGGCCCCTCAAAG AGCGGGTAGAAGACCAgctacaaagcaaagaaaaacgCAGCAACGCAAGCAGCCAGCTCGAGTCAAAGTGGAGAAGAGTGATACTACATTGGCTAACAAGGAAGAGGCTCCAcccatgaaaaaaataagact TTCTGGCAGCAAGGAGAAGCTGACAGATGCATCCCTGAAGAAAGAGCCTTTGCATCATCCTGATGTGTCCCcagcaagagggaaaaacaaactgacTGTGCCCTCCACGCCAACAATGCTAAA GAGGACCAATACTGCTAGCAAGCTGAAGAGTAcagaggagcaggagctggaaaagatgcagcagctgcagcggGAGGTCATGGAACTACGAAAGAAGAATGAGGAGTCCCTGAAGGCAGCTATTGCTGGAGCAG GCCAACCTGTGAAGAGAACTATTTGTCAAGTAACGAAGCCAGTTGACTTCCATTTCTGCACAGAGAATAGAATTAAACAACACACAGAAAGTCAGCCTGAGGAGTACAAGGAAGTGGATTTTGCAGCAGTACTGAGAAAGCATCCTCCGTCTCCA GTGCGAATGCCAAAGGGACCCACTGTCCCCAAACCCTTCAATCTGTCCACgggaagcaaaaggaaactCGAAGATACCTCATCAGAGTATGTGTCCCTTGCTGAGCAGGTTGAAGCGTTCCAGAAACGCACACCCTCTCGTTACCATTTGAGAAGCAGGAAATCTGAAGAAG GCCCAGCTCCAGCAAAGCCAGTGAAAGCTCGACTTACCAACCCTAAAACACCAGTGCTTCAAACGAAGCACCGCTACAGACCTGTTGCCTGCAAGAGTGCAGCGGAGTTAGAAGCAGAGGAAATTGAGAAAATTCAGCA GCACAAATTCAAGGCACGAGAGCTCAATCACAAGATTTTGGAGGGTGGGCCAATCCTGCCCAAGAAACCCCCTGTGAAGGAACTCACACAGCCAATTGGCTTTGAGTTGGAAATAGAGAAGAGGATTCAGGACcgtgaaaataaaaaacagcaggaagaagagcACTTCACATTCCATTCCAGGCCTTGTCCAACTAAAATCCTGGAGGATGTTGTG GGTGTTCCGGAGAAGAAAGTGCTTCCTGTTACCGTTCCCAAGTCTCCTGTCTTTGCCTTGAAATGCAGAACCCGAACAACTagcaaaaatgaagagaag GAAAAGGAGGCTGCCCCTGTGATCAAAGCTCATCCTATGCCACATTACGGAGTGCCTTTCAAACCTAAAATGCCAGAACAGAGGCATGTGGAAGTTTGCCCCTTCTCTTTTGATTCCCGTGACAGAGAGCGGCtactgcaaaaagagaaaaaaatagaagaattgCAGAAGGAAGAG GTGCCAAAATTCAAGGCGCTACCTCTACCTTATTTTGACCACGTGAAGCTGCCAGAAAAGAAGGTCAAAAACCCAACTCAGCCTGAGCCATTCAATCTACAGATTGATGAACGAGGAGCTGCCAAGCaacagagctggaagcagcag CTTGAAGAAGActtgaaaaagcagaaggaggCAGCATGCTTTAAAGCTCGTCCCAATGTAGTGATGTACCAGGAGCCTTTTGTacctaaaaaggaaaataagatgtTATCAG AGAGCCTTTCTGGTTCTGTAGTTCCTGAAAGCTTTGAGCTGGCAACAGAAAAAAGAGCTAAAGAGCGACAGGAGTTTGAAAAACGATTGGCAGACCTAGAAGCCAGAAGAGAGAAGCTTCAACAACGGGTCCGACAGCAAGAAGAGGAAcgtgaaaaggaagaaattgctAAGCTAAGGCAAGAACTG GTTCACAAGGCAAACCCAATACGCAGATACCGCAGTGTAGAAGTGAAACCCAGTGAACAGCCACTGACTACGCCAAAATCTCCAAACTTCTCGGACAGATTCCGATGCTAA
- the TPX2 gene encoding targeting protein for Xklp2 isoform X4: MSRSGSRYSFDVPNPYINFATLNDDDVHNADSWFDHQANQENISPVENLANVLQSSPAFSKPALILPSATSQGITKSESCEKDEAEVAETDVVPQSTAGPLTTWRATAPAEAPQRAGRRPATKQRKTQQRKQPARVKVEKSDTTLANKEEAPPMKKIRLSGSKEKLTDASLKKEPLHHPDVSPARGKNKLTVPSTPTMLKRTNTASKLKSTEEQELEKMQQLQREVMELRKKNEESLKAAIAGAGQPVKRTICQVTKPVDFHFCTENRIKQHTESQPEEYKEVDFAAVLRKHPPSPVRMPKGPTVPKPFNLSTGSKRKLEDTSSEYVSLAEQVEAFQKRTPSRYHLRSRKSEEGPAPAKPVKARLTNPKTPVLQTKHRYRPVACKSAAELEAEEIEKIQQHKFKARELNHKILEGGPILPKKPPVKELTQPIGFELEIEKRIQDRENKKQQEEEHFTFHSRPCPTKILEDVVGVPEKKVLPVTVPKSPVFALKCRTRTTSKNEEKEKEAAPVIKAHPMPHYGVPFKPKMPEQRHVEVCPFSFDSRDRERLLQKEKKIEELQKEEVPKFKALPLPYFDHVKLPEKKVKNPTQPEPFNLQIDERGAAKQQSWKQQLEEDLKKQKEAACFKARPNVVMYQEPFVPKKENKMLSVPESFELATEKRAKERQEFEKRLADLEARREKLQQRVRQQEEEREKEEIAKLRQELVHKANPIRRYRSVEVKPSEQPLTTPKSPNFSDRFRC; encoded by the exons ATGTCTCGCTCAGGATCTCGCTACTCCTTCGATGTCCCAAACCCCTACATCAACTTCGCAACTTTAAATGATGATGATGTACACAATGCAGACTCCTGGTTTG ACCATCAAGCCAACCAGGAGAACATCTCTCCCGTAGAAAATCTGGCAAATGTCTTGCAGAGCAGTCCTGCATTTTCAAAACCTGCTCTCATTCTTCCTTCTGCCACATCACAAGGAATAACAAAGA GTGAAAGCTGTGAAAAGGATGAAGCAGAAGTAGCAGAGACTGATGTGGTTCCTCAGAGTACTGCTGGACCCCTGACAACATGGAGGGCTACTGCTCCTGCTGAGGCCCCTCAAAG AGCGGGTAGAAGACCAgctacaaagcaaagaaaaacgCAGCAACGCAAGCAGCCAGCTCGAGTCAAAGTGGAGAAGAGTGATACTACATTGGCTAACAAGGAAGAGGCTCCAcccatgaaaaaaataagact TTCTGGCAGCAAGGAGAAGCTGACAGATGCATCCCTGAAGAAAGAGCCTTTGCATCATCCTGATGTGTCCCcagcaagagggaaaaacaaactgacTGTGCCCTCCACGCCAACAATGCTAAA GAGGACCAATACTGCTAGCAAGCTGAAGAGTAcagaggagcaggagctggaaaagatgcagcagctgcagcggGAGGTCATGGAACTACGAAAGAAGAATGAGGAGTCCCTGAAGGCAGCTATTGCTGGAGCAG GCCAACCTGTGAAGAGAACTATTTGTCAAGTAACGAAGCCAGTTGACTTCCATTTCTGCACAGAGAATAGAATTAAACAACACACAGAAAGTCAGCCTGAGGAGTACAAGGAAGTGGATTTTGCAGCAGTACTGAGAAAGCATCCTCCGTCTCCA GTGCGAATGCCAAAGGGACCCACTGTCCCCAAACCCTTCAATCTGTCCACgggaagcaaaaggaaactCGAAGATACCTCATCAGAGTATGTGTCCCTTGCTGAGCAGGTTGAAGCGTTCCAGAAACGCACACCCTCTCGTTACCATTTGAGAAGCAGGAAATCTGAAGAAG GCCCAGCTCCAGCAAAGCCAGTGAAAGCTCGACTTACCAACCCTAAAACACCAGTGCTTCAAACGAAGCACCGCTACAGACCTGTTGCCTGCAAGAGTGCAGCGGAGTTAGAAGCAGAGGAAATTGAGAAAATTCAGCA GCACAAATTCAAGGCACGAGAGCTCAATCACAAGATTTTGGAGGGTGGGCCAATCCTGCCCAAGAAACCCCCTGTGAAGGAACTCACACAGCCAATTGGCTTTGAGTTGGAAATAGAGAAGAGGATTCAGGACcgtgaaaataaaaaacagcaggaagaagagcACTTCACATTCCATTCCAGGCCTTGTCCAACTAAAATCCTGGAGGATGTTGTG GGTGTTCCGGAGAAGAAAGTGCTTCCTGTTACCGTTCCCAAGTCTCCTGTCTTTGCCTTGAAATGCAGAACCCGAACAACTagcaaaaatgaagagaag GAAAAGGAGGCTGCCCCTGTGATCAAAGCTCATCCTATGCCACATTACGGAGTGCCTTTCAAACCTAAAATGCCAGAACAGAGGCATGTGGAAGTTTGCCCCTTCTCTTTTGATTCCCGTGACAGAGAGCGGCtactgcaaaaagagaaaaaaatagaagaattgCAGAAGGAAGAG GTGCCAAAATTCAAGGCGCTACCTCTACCTTATTTTGACCACGTGAAGCTGCCAGAAAAGAAGGTCAAAAACCCAACTCAGCCTGAGCCATTCAATCTACAGATTGATGAACGAGGAGCTGCCAAGCaacagagctggaagcagcag CTTGAAGAAGActtgaaaaagcagaaggaggCAGCATGCTTTAAAGCTCGTCCCAATGTAGTGATGTACCAGGAGCCTTTTGTacctaaaaaggaaaataagatgtTATCAG TTCCTGAAAGCTTTGAGCTGGCAACAGAAAAAAGAGCTAAAGAGCGACAGGAGTTTGAAAAACGATTGGCAGACCTAGAAGCCAGAAGAGAGAAGCTTCAACAACGGGTCCGACAGCAAGAAGAGGAAcgtgaaaaggaagaaattgctAAGCTAAGGCAAGAACTG GTTCACAAGGCAAACCCAATACGCAGATACCGCAGTGTAGAAGTGAAACCCAGTGAACAGCCACTGACTACGCCAAAATCTCCAAACTTCTCGGACAGATTCCGATGCTAA
- the TPX2 gene encoding targeting protein for Xklp2 isoform X2, whose translation MSRSGSRYSFDVPNPYINFATLNDDDVHNADSWFDHQANQENISPVENLANVLQSSPAFSKPALILPSATSQGITKSESCEKDEAEVAETDVVPQSTAGPLTTWRATAPAEAPQRAGRRPATKQRKTQQRKQPARVKVEKSDTTLANKEEAPPMKKIRLHSVPGKTRRSLTGPIVSSGSKEKLTDASLKKEPLHHPDVSPARGKNKLTVPSTPTMLKRTNTASKLKSTEEQELEKMQQLQREVMELRKKNEESLKAAIAGAGQPVKRTICQVTKPVDFHFCTENRIKQHTESQPEEYKEVDFAAVLRKHPPSPVRMPKGPTVPKPFNLSTGSKRKLEDTSSEYVSLAEQVEAFQKRTPSRYHLRSRKSEEGPAPAKPVKARLTNPKTPVLQTKHRYRPVACKSAAELEAEEIEKIQQHKFKARELNHKILEGGPILPKKPPVKELTQPIGFELEIEKRIQDRENKKQQEEEHFTFHSRPCPTKILEDVVGVPEKKVLPVTVPKSPVFALKCRTRTTSKNEEKEKEAAPVIKAHPMPHYGVPFKPKMPEQRHVEVCPFSFDSRDRERLLQKEKKIEELQKEEVPKFKALPLPYFDHVKLPEKKVKNPTQPEPFNLQIDERGAAKQQSWKQQLEEDLKKQKEAACFKARPNVVMYQEPFVPKKENKMLSVPESFELATEKRAKERQEFEKRLADLEARREKLQQRVRQQEEEREKEEIAKLRQELVHKANPIRRYRSVEVKPSEQPLTTPKSPNFSDRFRC comes from the exons ATGTCTCGCTCAGGATCTCGCTACTCCTTCGATGTCCCAAACCCCTACATCAACTTCGCAACTTTAAATGATGATGATGTACACAATGCAGACTCCTGGTTTG ACCATCAAGCCAACCAGGAGAACATCTCTCCCGTAGAAAATCTGGCAAATGTCTTGCAGAGCAGTCCTGCATTTTCAAAACCTGCTCTCATTCTTCCTTCTGCCACATCACAAGGAATAACAAAGA GTGAAAGCTGTGAAAAGGATGAAGCAGAAGTAGCAGAGACTGATGTGGTTCCTCAGAGTACTGCTGGACCCCTGACAACATGGAGGGCTACTGCTCCTGCTGAGGCCCCTCAAAG AGCGGGTAGAAGACCAgctacaaagcaaagaaaaacgCAGCAACGCAAGCAGCCAGCTCGAGTCAAAGTGGAGAAGAGTGATACTACATTGGCTAACAAGGAAGAGGCTCCAcccatgaaaaaaataagact CCATAGTGTACCAGGGAAAACTAGACGATCTCTAACTGGGCCCATAGTGAG TTCTGGCAGCAAGGAGAAGCTGACAGATGCATCCCTGAAGAAAGAGCCTTTGCATCATCCTGATGTGTCCCcagcaagagggaaaaacaaactgacTGTGCCCTCCACGCCAACAATGCTAAA GAGGACCAATACTGCTAGCAAGCTGAAGAGTAcagaggagcaggagctggaaaagatgcagcagctgcagcggGAGGTCATGGAACTACGAAAGAAGAATGAGGAGTCCCTGAAGGCAGCTATTGCTGGAGCAG GCCAACCTGTGAAGAGAACTATTTGTCAAGTAACGAAGCCAGTTGACTTCCATTTCTGCACAGAGAATAGAATTAAACAACACACAGAAAGTCAGCCTGAGGAGTACAAGGAAGTGGATTTTGCAGCAGTACTGAGAAAGCATCCTCCGTCTCCA GTGCGAATGCCAAAGGGACCCACTGTCCCCAAACCCTTCAATCTGTCCACgggaagcaaaaggaaactCGAAGATACCTCATCAGAGTATGTGTCCCTTGCTGAGCAGGTTGAAGCGTTCCAGAAACGCACACCCTCTCGTTACCATTTGAGAAGCAGGAAATCTGAAGAAG GCCCAGCTCCAGCAAAGCCAGTGAAAGCTCGACTTACCAACCCTAAAACACCAGTGCTTCAAACGAAGCACCGCTACAGACCTGTTGCCTGCAAGAGTGCAGCGGAGTTAGAAGCAGAGGAAATTGAGAAAATTCAGCA GCACAAATTCAAGGCACGAGAGCTCAATCACAAGATTTTGGAGGGTGGGCCAATCCTGCCCAAGAAACCCCCTGTGAAGGAACTCACACAGCCAATTGGCTTTGAGTTGGAAATAGAGAAGAGGATTCAGGACcgtgaaaataaaaaacagcaggaagaagagcACTTCACATTCCATTCCAGGCCTTGTCCAACTAAAATCCTGGAGGATGTTGTG GGTGTTCCGGAGAAGAAAGTGCTTCCTGTTACCGTTCCCAAGTCTCCTGTCTTTGCCTTGAAATGCAGAACCCGAACAACTagcaaaaatgaagagaag GAAAAGGAGGCTGCCCCTGTGATCAAAGCTCATCCTATGCCACATTACGGAGTGCCTTTCAAACCTAAAATGCCAGAACAGAGGCATGTGGAAGTTTGCCCCTTCTCTTTTGATTCCCGTGACAGAGAGCGGCtactgcaaaaagagaaaaaaatagaagaattgCAGAAGGAAGAG GTGCCAAAATTCAAGGCGCTACCTCTACCTTATTTTGACCACGTGAAGCTGCCAGAAAAGAAGGTCAAAAACCCAACTCAGCCTGAGCCATTCAATCTACAGATTGATGAACGAGGAGCTGCCAAGCaacagagctggaagcagcag CTTGAAGAAGActtgaaaaagcagaaggaggCAGCATGCTTTAAAGCTCGTCCCAATGTAGTGATGTACCAGGAGCCTTTTGTacctaaaaaggaaaataagatgtTATCAG TTCCTGAAAGCTTTGAGCTGGCAACAGAAAAAAGAGCTAAAGAGCGACAGGAGTTTGAAAAACGATTGGCAGACCTAGAAGCCAGAAGAGAGAAGCTTCAACAACGGGTCCGACAGCAAGAAGAGGAAcgtgaaaaggaagaaattgctAAGCTAAGGCAAGAACTG GTTCACAAGGCAAACCCAATACGCAGATACCGCAGTGTAGAAGTGAAACCCAGTGAACAGCCACTGACTACGCCAAAATCTCCAAACTTCTCGGACAGATTCCGATGCTAA
- the BCL2L1 gene encoding bcl-2-like protein 1: MSGSNRDLVIDFVSYKLSQKGHCWSELEEEDENRTDTAAEAEMDSVLNGSPSWHPPAGHVVNGATVHRSSMEVHEIVGASDVRQALREAGDEFELRYRRAFSDLTSQLHITPGTAYQSFEQVVNELFHDGVNWGRIVAFFSFGGALCVESVDKEMRVLVGRIVSWMTTYLTDHLDPWIQENGGWERFVDLYGNNAAAELRKGQETFNKWLLTGATVAGVLLLGSLLSRK; this comes from the exons ATGTCCGGCAGTAACCGGGACTTAGTGATTGACTTTGTTTCCTACAAGCTCTCGCAGAAGGGGCACTGCTGGAGCGAGCTGGAGGAAGAGGATGAGAACAGGACTGACACTGCGGCAGAGGCAGAGATGGACAGCGTCCTCAACGGGAGCCCATCGTGGCACCCGCCTGCCGGCCACGTAGTGAATGGAGCCACCGTGCACCGGAGCAGCATGGAAGTTCATGAAATCGTCGGAGCATCTGACGTGAGGCAGGCGCTGAGAGAAGCAGGGGATGAGTTTGAGCTGAGGTACAGGAGGGCTTTCAGCGACCTCACCTCCCAGCTCCACATCACCCCTGGCACGGCGTACCAGAGCTTCGAGCAGGTAGTCAATGAACTCTTCCACGATGGTGTGAACTGGGGGCGCATTGTGGCTTTCTTCTCCTTCGGAGGGGCTCTGTGCGTGGAGAGCGTGGACAAGGAGATGCGGGTACTGGTGGGACGCATTGTGTCTTGGATGACCACGTACTTGACCGACCATCTAGATCCCTGGATCCAGGAGAATGGCGGCTGG gagcGCTTTGTGGACCTGTATGGGAATAATGCTGCTGCCGAGCTGAGGAAGGGCCAGGAGACCTTCAACAAATGGCTCCTGACCGGGGCGACCGTGGCCGGAGTTCTTCTGCTGGGATCCCTGCTGAGCCGCAAGTGA